Part of the Propioniciclava sp. MC1595 genome is shown below.
TTGGGGTCCATGACGTGCAGCAGCACCGGGCGGGAGAGGTTGAGGTCCCAGCCCCGCCACGTGACCGTGGACCCGCGCCGGTTGAGGGCCTCGTCGAGACGGTAGCGCTGGTCGAGGATGTGCCCGGGCGCGTTGTGCGGGCCGGCGTACACGCCGCCGGCGACCGGGGTCGGCCGGCCCGGCTCGGGGTACTCCAGCAGCGCCGACTCGGTGCGTTCGGCGGTGGCCTCCACGGCGTCCCCCGCCGAGACCGGGGCTGCGTCGTCGGGCGCGGCGGTGGCCGCACCCCCGCCGCGGCGGCGCAGCACGCTCGCCAGCTCGGTGGTCTCGCGGATGTGCAGGCGCTTGGCGACGAAGAAGAAGGTGAGCAGCACCAGGGCCACCGCGCCCACGAAGGCGCCCAGCACGACGGCGTAGCCGCGGCCGTTCGACCACCAGGCGAGCAGACCGGCGAGCACGGCGCCCGGCAGCACGGCGACCAGCAGCTGCACCGTGTGGCGGACGATCTCGCCGCCGGCCATCTGGGGCAGTCGTCCCTTCAGGGCCCGGTGGGTCAGCCAGGCCCCGACCAGGTAGGACAGGCCGTAGGCCAGCGCGAGGCGCGGCGCGACGGTCATCGGGTCGCTGCCCAGCCCCACGAACAGGAAGGCGGCCCCCACGTTGACCACCGAGATGACGAGCTGGATGAGGAAGGGCGTCCGGGTGTCCTCGAGGGCGTAGAAGCCGCGCAGGTAGACGTACTGGATCGTGTACGGCACCAGGGCCAGGGCGAGCGCCACGAGCGTCCAGCCGATGGCGACCCAGCCGCCCTCGGCCGCGCCGTGGCCGAACGCCAGCCGGCTGAACGGGACACCGAGCACCAGGAAGCCGACCGCGGCCGGCACGAGGAAGGTCAAGGCCAGGCGCAGGGTGCGCGTGGTCTCGGCGGCGACACCCGGCATGTCGTGGGCGGCGGCCAGCCGCGAGGCGCTGGGCAGCATCGCCGTGGCCAGCGACACGGTCAGCAGGGAGTGGGGCAGCAGCCAGACCAGGTAGGCGGTGTTGTAGGCCGTGACGCCGGCGCCCGACTCGGTGCCGTCGCCGCCCATCGTCGCGCCCGACCCGAGCCGGGTGTTGACGATCTGCACGACGGTGGTGAGCAGGACGTAGCCGAGCATCCACTTGGCGAGGTGGAAGGTCTCGCCGAGGCCCTGCCCCTTGAGGTCCCACCGCGGGCGGTACCGGAACCCGATCCGGCGCATGGCCGGCACCAGCGCGAGCGTCTGCACGATGATGCCCAGCGTGGAGCCGAGGCCGAGCAGTAGCACCTGCTGGTCGCTGAACGGCACGTCGGGGTTGGTGTTGGTGCCCCAGACGGCCAGGAAGATGCCGAGCACCGAGATCGCCACGATGTTGTTCAGGATCGGCGCCCACATCATCGGGCCGAAGTTGTCGCGGGCGTTGAGGACCTGGCCGATGAGGAAGAACGCCCCGTAGAAGAACAGCTGCGGCATGGTCAGGAACGCCATGAACACCAGCTGTTCCCAGTGGCCGGCGTTCTCGGCGGCGCGCCACGAGCCCTCGGTCCACAGGCTCATCACGAGCGGCGTGACCAGCGTGAACAGCGCGGTGACCGCGACCAGCAGCACCAGGAACGCGGTCATGATCCGGTTGATGAAGGCCTCGCCGCCGTCGGCGTCGTTCTTGGCGTGCCGCACGATCTGGGGGACGAGCACGGTGTTCAACGCCCCGCCGGCCACGAGCATGTACAGGGTGTTGGGCACGACGGTCGCGACGGAGTAGGTGTCGGCCTGGGCGGTGGTGGCACCGAGGGCGATGACGAGGAGGCCGGCCTTCACGAAGCCGAGCACCCGGCTGATCAGCGTGCCGGCCGCCATGAGTGCGGTGGCGTTGAGGAGTCGCCGGCTCGCCGCCTGCGGCGTCCTGTCCGTCCCGTCAGCCATCCTCACCCTTCCCCTGTCGGCGCACCTGCCGGATGCGGTGGGCCGTCGTCACCACCAGCACCAACCCGGACGCGATCACGATGACCCACCCGATGGTGCCGACGTTCGTCGTCTCGACCGCGATCTCGCGGTCGGGTGTCAGCCTATGGCCGTCCGCCGTCTCCACGTGGACGCGCGCGCTGACGACGCCGCCACCGGCCGACTCGGCGGGCACCAGCACGGTGCTGGCCGACCCCGACGGGATCTCCACCGGGTCGGGGGACAGCAGCCGGATGCGCTGCGGGTTGTCGGTGCTGGCCACCACCCGAACGGTGATCGGGTCCTGGATCCGGTTGGTCACCGTCACCGGGAACTCGGAGGTCCTGCCGGTCATCGTGAAGCGGGGGGAGGCGTCGAGGGTGACCAGGTCGCCCTGGGGGAGTGCCACGCGCTGCTCGACGCTGGTCAGCCACGCGGACTGGGCATCGGCCTCCCCGGTCCACCAGCGGGACGCCGCGCGTGCGGTCTGGGCGTCCACGTACTCCCCGACCCCGGACGCCGGGGCGGCCGCGGCGTAGGCGGCCATCCGGTCGCGCAGCTCGAGGACGCGGCCAAGGCCGCCCGCGTCGAGGGCGCCGATCGCGGGGGTCTGGGCGGGCGGGGGCGCCCAGTCGTGGGCGGGCAGCGCGGCCAGGTCGGCCAGGGTGGCCGGCACGAGGCCGGGCGGGAGCGCGGTGGTGTCGGCGGGGATCGCCTCGGGGGAGTCGGCCCAGCGCAGCTCGCCGCCCGCGGCCCGGGCCAGCGCCAGCCGGACGGCCGCCCGGTTCAGCGCCGTGTCGGGCAGGAGGGCGGAGGAGGGGACGAGGGGGGTCTCCTCGGACGCCACGAGCGCGTCGACCTCGCCGGCGCGGACGTGTACGTGTGGGTTGCCGCTGTCGAGGAGCACCACGTGGCCGCCGAGCTGGGCGGCGAGGGCCAGGCCGCTCGCGTCGGGGTGGTCCAGGACCGCGACCCGGGCCAGCCCGTCGGGCGCGTTGGCGTCGGTCTCCGCGGAGACCGCCGTCCGCAGCACCTCGGCGGGCAGGGCGGCCAGGGCCGGCAGGTCGGGGGAGCCGAACAGCTCCACGGCACCGGAGCCGGTGGGCAGCGCCCGC
Proteins encoded:
- the murJ gene encoding murein biosynthesis integral membrane protein MurJ, which gives rise to MADGTDRTPQAASRRLLNATALMAAGTLISRVLGFVKAGLLVIALGATTAQADTYSVATVVPNTLYMLVAGGALNTVLVPQIVRHAKNDADGGEAFINRIMTAFLVLLVAVTALFTLVTPLVMSLWTEGSWRAAENAGHWEQLVFMAFLTMPQLFFYGAFFLIGQVLNARDNFGPMMWAPILNNIVAISVLGIFLAVWGTNTNPDVPFSDQQVLLLGLGSTLGIIVQTLALVPAMRRIGFRYRPRWDLKGQGLGETFHLAKWMLGYVLLTTVVQIVNTRLGSGATMGGDGTESGAGVTAYNTAYLVWLLPHSLLTVSLATAMLPSASRLAAAHDMPGVAAETTRTLRLALTFLVPAAVGFLVLGVPFSRLAFGHGAAEGGWVAIGWTLVALALALVPYTIQYVYLRGFYALEDTRTPFLIQLVISVVNVGAAFLFVGLGSDPMTVAPRLALAYGLSYLVGAWLTHRALKGRLPQMAGGEIVRHTVQLLVAVLPGAVLAGLLAWWSNGRGYAVVLGAFVGAVALVLLTFFFVAKRLHIRETTELASVLRRRGGGAATAAPDDAAPVSAGDAVEATAERTESALLEYPEPGRPTPVAGGVYAGPHNAPGHILDQRYRLDEALNRRGSTVTWRGWDLNLSRPVLLHVMDPNEGRVLQILDQARQAAPAVDARYLRVWDAVLDESGDHGSYIVCEYAPGQSLELALRQGAFTDVEAAWVVREVAAGLVAMHAQGLHHRQLNPDTVVVTASGNVKIVGFLVEYALHPTPAADEDPEKADVRALGELLYAGLTGHWPGPARYGLRAAPTDSKGRPVVPRQVNKKVSLELSDIVDRILSPIPRGRATRLETASDIAVALSAILGSVDGSHLLEARLRYPIEHVRITAPKPPRTDLLASPLAAGAFGATQLSEPVGATEVDPDDATAAHDPFAAPSEPLAGLAPLEDDLSADDEPTGALHSRADDRPASPWGPASPTDEVHDPDAEISTQAFWLDDVDDVEDAPPAAPFTPIPPPRSAVTVSQQAPSQDPPRRWQALLLGLFALVLVASLVGVFVNQFTKSRAVPPTPDAPYALVSARDFDPAGDGGDGVENPDQARYVMDGDPTTAWTTERYGRSANFNGRKPGAGVVVDLGEVKEVSWVTVDVGPGPTTADIRVPADPMATEPPMESESQWRRIDGFTASTGAVQVKLDATIETRWLLVYLTAMPRDGANYVGSIHEIRVSP
- a CDS encoding DUF6049 family protein — encoded protein: MTSPRPGPRRARLAPLLAALALAAPLAAAPVDPAVAAEEPTAQVTLTRADVTATSVTLTGMVTNTGTVPLTDIRVALWRSPDLLLSPEAVAGAVTAGTTTPGTARVVEETNRDRLGDDPAQEVPPGATLPFTVSGTREALGLVHASATWWAGVDATARAGGRALQPVGSARTLVSASETPLPVATVVELSAPPRQVKKDLFIDDGLHTEVDGGRLDALLDAVEGSGTTWVVDPSLLAELEDMADGYRIRTADGTEAGTGADAAAAWLGRLRALPTGSGAVELFGSPDLPALAALPAEVLRTAVSAETDANAPDGLARVAVLDHPDASGLALAAQLGGHVVLLDSGNPHVHVRAGEVDALVASEETPLVPSSALLPDTALNRAAVRLALARAAGGELRWADSPEAIPADTTALPPGLVPATLADLAALPAHDWAPPPAQTPAIGALDAGGLGRVLELRDRMAAYAAAAPASGVGEYVDAQTARAASRWWTGEADAQSAWLTSVEQRVALPQGDLVTLDASPRFTMTGRTSEFPVTVTNRIQDPITVRVVASTDNPQRIRLLSPDPVEIPSGSASTVLVPAESAGGGVVSARVHVETADGHRLTPDREIAVETTNVGTIGWVIVIASGLVLVVTTAHRIRQVRRQGKGEDG